A DNA window from Choristoneura fumiferana chromosome 2, NRCan_CFum_1, whole genome shotgun sequence contains the following coding sequences:
- the LOC141445531 gene encoding uncharacterized protein, translating into MSEAERKRWIAARGQCKASITRLENYLNTDKIFTIEDLGARKHNLKETYAKYQEISVSLQLLSDENDCDEGEIEERYLQLIALIELKKKSLAQDPGVSIPVTHQAHLPLLDVPVFDGKCISSYKPFYEMFTAVVHNNLGLSNIQRLCYLKKFLKGEPLQLIDSLPIIGESYASAIDLLQKRYNNPPLLVNSHVTSLLDLPAIQRGTASELRNFVASVRQHITSLKNYKQPVDEWNSLLTCILLRKVDSFTARLFHSDRVATAFVTNDELLSFLEKRAAALEASPMNNKFENGVKFATNRS; encoded by the exons ATGTCTGAAGCCGAGCGTAAAAGATGGATCGCGGCTAGAGGCCAGTGCAAAGCTTCTATAACAcgtcttgagaattatttgaatactgacaaaatattcacaattgaAGACCTAGGCGCACGTAAACACAATTTAAAGGAAACGTACGCAAAATACCAAGAAATTTCAGTAAGCTTACAGCTTCTAAGCGACGAAAACGACTGCGACGAAGGAGAAATTGAAGAGAGATACCTTCAATTAATTGCCCTGATCGAGTTAAAGAAAAAATCTCTTGCTCAAGACCCCGGAGTCAGCATTCCAGTTACTCATCAAGCACATCTTCCGCTGCTGGATGTACCTGTTTTCGATGGCAAATGTATTTCTAGCTACAAGCCTTTCTACGAAATGTTTACCGCTGTGGTCCATAACAATCTAGGGTTAAGTAACATTCAAAGACTGTGTTACTTGAAAAAATTCTTAAAAGGAGAACCGTTGCAACTTATTGATAGTTTGCCAATAATTGGTGAGTCATACGCATCCGCTatcgatttacttcaaaaaagaTATAATAACCCACCATTATTAGTCAATAGTCATGTCACAAGTTTACTGGATTTGCCAGCAATACAACGAGGCACCGCCTCGGAATTAAGAAATTTTGTAGCCAGTGTAAGACAGCACATTACATCgcttaaaaattacaaacaaccTGTTGATGAGTGGAACTCATTGCTGACGTGCATTCTGTTACGAAAAGTAGACTCATTTACAGCAAGGTTGTTCCATTCTGACCGGGTTGCTACAGCCTTCGTAACCAATGATGAATTGTTAAGCTTTCTAGAGAAACGTGCTGCTGCTCTAGAAGCTAGTCCAATGAATAACAAGTTTGAAAATGGTGTTAAATTCGCTACAAAC CGCTCATAA
- the LOC141445532 gene encoding cytochrome P450 4d2-like isoform X2 has product MIFVVALVCVLVALVFVHDYMRKSTRAWALLSKFNGDKGLPIIGNALALGFNSDGVSKILMDLWRKHGMTNYRLTVGSEEWVMLCESDDVGSILGHPTELSKPTERNAAMMPFFGNSVSTSEGERWKATRKLMTPSFHFKTLEARVEAVNSRIGALNEVLDQHVDKAPVDLYRYLRPFMFDILCNTLMGVDHNMLANPDHPYLDASGRIIKIATENYFSYWRNISFIFKLTPIYREMMDTIKTVRDYSDKLIRERRVKLNKIIDDIKSNNRDSSVDTKTLVHEKISKQACLLDSLLLSTLPNGDPAPDETINEEITLLCFTGHYTTTMTMTHTLYCLAKYPEIQKRVLEEQESIFNNDKLRNPTNHDLIEMKYLEAVIKESIRVIPTVTKIGRQLQNELPLKDGRIIPAGTQVVVYYEALYADPKMFPEPEKYNPERFFNSMHPYAFVPFSAGPRNCIGFRYAWVAMKATLSNLLRRYEVLPGNPEDEPKFAHRIITESVNGVKLRLKKRE; this is encoded by the exons ATGATCTTCGTAGTTGCACTTGTGTGTGTGCTGGTGGCGTTGGTGTTTGTGCACGACTACATGCGCAAGAGCACCAGAGCTTGGGCTCTTCTCAGCAAGTTCAATGGAGACAAAGGACTGCCTATCATCGGAAACGCTTTGGCGCTTGGCTTCAATTCTGACG GTGTCTCCAAAATTCTTATGGACTTGTGGAGGAAACACGGAATGACCAATTATCGCCTGACGGTCGGCTCCGAAGAATGGGTGATGCTTTGCGAATCTGACGACGTTGGC tctATCCTTGGACATCCGACAGAACTGTCCAAGCCGACCGAGAGAAACGCCGCCATGATGCCCTTCTTTGGGAACTCAGTTTCAACGTCCGAAG GTGAAAGATGGAAGGCCACGCGCAAATTGATGACCCCCAGTTTCCACTTCAAGACTTTGGAGGCGAGAGTCGAAGCAGTAAACTCTCGCATTGGCGCTCTCAACGAAGTGCTGGACCAGCACGTGGATAAGGCTCCCGTGGATTTGTACCGATACCTCAGACCTTTCATGTTCGATATCCTCTGCAACACTCTTATGGGAGTCGATCACAACATGCTAGCTAACCCGGATCACCCTTACTTGGATGCTAGTGgaag AATTATCAAGATTGCCACTGAAAACTATTTCTCCTACTGGAGGAATATTAGTTTCATCTTCAAACTGACTCCAATCTACAGAGAAATGATGGACACCATTAAAACCGTCCGTGACtacagcgacaag CTTATCCGTGAAAGGCGAGTGAAGCTGAACAAAATCATTGATGACATCAAGAGCAATAACAGGGATTCTAGTGTAGACACGAAGACCTTAGTCcatgaaaaaatatcaaagcAAGCTTGTCTCTTGGATTCTCTACTCCTGAGTACCCTGCCCAACGGTGATCCCGCTCCTGATGAGACAATCAATGAAGAAATCACTCTGCTCTGCTTCACT ggCCACTATACCACTACAATGACGATGACGCACACTTTGTACTGCTTAGCCAAGTATCCCGAAATCCAGAAGCGAGTACTCGAAGAACAGGAGTCTATATTTAACAATGACAAACTGAGGAACCCCACCAACCACGATTTGATTGAAATGAAATACCTCGAGGCCGTCATCAAGGAAAGCATCCGTGTCATCCCCACTGTGACTAAGATTGGACGACAACTGCAAAACGAGCTACCATTAAAAG ATGGCAGAATTATTCCTGCTGGAACTCAGGTCGTGGTTTACTATGAAGCTCTCTACGCCGACCCTAAGATGTTCCCCGAACCAGAAAAGTATAATCCGGAAAGATTTTTCAACAGCATGCACCCGTATGCTTTCGTGCCGTTCAGTGCTGGACCTAGAAACTGCATTG GTTTCCGGTATGCTTGGGTTGCGATGAAAGCTACTCTTTCAAATCTCCTACGAAGATACGAGGTTCTGCCCGGCAATCCTGAAGACGAGCCCAAGTTTGCTCATAGAATAATCACAGAATCCGTCAACGGAGTCAAGTTAAGATTGAAAAAGagagagtaa
- the LOC141445532 gene encoding cytochrome P450 4d2-like isoform X1 translates to MIDFSTTMIFVVALVCVLVALVFVHDYMRKSTRAWALLSKFNGDKGLPIIGNALALGFNSDGVSKILMDLWRKHGMTNYRLTVGSEEWVMLCESDDVGSILGHPTELSKPTERNAAMMPFFGNSVSTSEGERWKATRKLMTPSFHFKTLEARVEAVNSRIGALNEVLDQHVDKAPVDLYRYLRPFMFDILCNTLMGVDHNMLANPDHPYLDASGRIIKIATENYFSYWRNISFIFKLTPIYREMMDTIKTVRDYSDKLIRERRVKLNKIIDDIKSNNRDSSVDTKTLVHEKISKQACLLDSLLLSTLPNGDPAPDETINEEITLLCFTGHYTTTMTMTHTLYCLAKYPEIQKRVLEEQESIFNNDKLRNPTNHDLIEMKYLEAVIKESIRVIPTVTKIGRQLQNELPLKDGRIIPAGTQVVVYYEALYADPKMFPEPEKYNPERFFNSMHPYAFVPFSAGPRNCIGFRYAWVAMKATLSNLLRRYEVLPGNPEDEPKFAHRIITESVNGVKLRLKKRE, encoded by the exons ATGATTGATTTCAGTACTACAATGATCTTCGTAGTTGCACTTGTGTGTGTGCTGGTGGCGTTGGTGTTTGTGCACGACTACATGCGCAAGAGCACCAGAGCTTGGGCTCTTCTCAGCAAGTTCAATGGAGACAAAGGACTGCCTATCATCGGAAACGCTTTGGCGCTTGGCTTCAATTCTGACG GTGTCTCCAAAATTCTTATGGACTTGTGGAGGAAACACGGAATGACCAATTATCGCCTGACGGTCGGCTCCGAAGAATGGGTGATGCTTTGCGAATCTGACGACGTTGGC tctATCCTTGGACATCCGACAGAACTGTCCAAGCCGACCGAGAGAAACGCCGCCATGATGCCCTTCTTTGGGAACTCAGTTTCAACGTCCGAAG GTGAAAGATGGAAGGCCACGCGCAAATTGATGACCCCCAGTTTCCACTTCAAGACTTTGGAGGCGAGAGTCGAAGCAGTAAACTCTCGCATTGGCGCTCTCAACGAAGTGCTGGACCAGCACGTGGATAAGGCTCCCGTGGATTTGTACCGATACCTCAGACCTTTCATGTTCGATATCCTCTGCAACACTCTTATGGGAGTCGATCACAACATGCTAGCTAACCCGGATCACCCTTACTTGGATGCTAGTGgaag AATTATCAAGATTGCCACTGAAAACTATTTCTCCTACTGGAGGAATATTAGTTTCATCTTCAAACTGACTCCAATCTACAGAGAAATGATGGACACCATTAAAACCGTCCGTGACtacagcgacaag CTTATCCGTGAAAGGCGAGTGAAGCTGAACAAAATCATTGATGACATCAAGAGCAATAACAGGGATTCTAGTGTAGACACGAAGACCTTAGTCcatgaaaaaatatcaaagcAAGCTTGTCTCTTGGATTCTCTACTCCTGAGTACCCTGCCCAACGGTGATCCCGCTCCTGATGAGACAATCAATGAAGAAATCACTCTGCTCTGCTTCACT ggCCACTATACCACTACAATGACGATGACGCACACTTTGTACTGCTTAGCCAAGTATCCCGAAATCCAGAAGCGAGTACTCGAAGAACAGGAGTCTATATTTAACAATGACAAACTGAGGAACCCCACCAACCACGATTTGATTGAAATGAAATACCTCGAGGCCGTCATCAAGGAAAGCATCCGTGTCATCCCCACTGTGACTAAGATTGGACGACAACTGCAAAACGAGCTACCATTAAAAG ATGGCAGAATTATTCCTGCTGGAACTCAGGTCGTGGTTTACTATGAAGCTCTCTACGCCGACCCTAAGATGTTCCCCGAACCAGAAAAGTATAATCCGGAAAGATTTTTCAACAGCATGCACCCGTATGCTTTCGTGCCGTTCAGTGCTGGACCTAGAAACTGCATTG GTTTCCGGTATGCTTGGGTTGCGATGAAAGCTACTCTTTCAAATCTCCTACGAAGATACGAGGTTCTGCCCGGCAATCCTGAAGACGAGCCCAAGTTTGCTCATAGAATAATCACAGAATCCGTCAACGGAGTCAAGTTAAGATTGAAAAAGagagagtaa